The Engystomops pustulosus chromosome 9, aEngPut4.maternal, whole genome shotgun sequence genome includes a window with the following:
- the LOC140077650 gene encoding rho guanine nucleotide exchange factor 3-like yields the protein MGPNARTMDVSGKSEVVDEGDVWAPVQRERSYTTGSLSESSGLKRRNQGERAAAQVTEEKEPRNKRVRPVAKTLSATSTPQQGKVTPLKKLSLSIQRSIGCRNENRLFSFSPRTRSRDSGSAKKRSSKLWSETYDSAGEELSAREVKRQEVIFELMQGERMLVEDLHLVKKNYYEPMLKLSIMTQDELNQIFGILDTLPPLHQDLFDRLVKLRHEDGTVDQMGPTMLDWLPQLHTYKTYCCNQVAAKALLDHKRRNPAVHNFLQLCQESAFSRKLDVWSFLDLPRSRLVKYPLLLKEVLKHTVAEHPDHATLSQALSVIQAIISVINGKAGEAECEYYRKRLCYLYENQGEEEVTRSRLLLCHGELKNNKGQRLHVFLFETILVLTRLVTHNDQPEFQVYRQPIPLPELVLEELSDGEVRVGGSIRGAFTAANERAKNYFRVSFRDRSRGQSHTLQANDSFNKQQWVTCIRNAVVASREQGASPATSQDTPCTLINLSDLSLNCHEDKMEDG from the exons ATGGGACCCAATGCAAGGACCATGGACGTGAGCGGAAAAAGTGAAGTTGTGGATGAGGGGGATGTCTG GGCTCCTGTGCAGAGGGAACGTTCCTACACGACGGGGTCTCTATCTGAGAGCTCAGGG CTGAAGAGAAGAAATCAAGGAGAGAGAGCGGCAGCGCAGGTGACAGAGGAGAAG GAGCCCAGAAACAAGAGGGTCCGACCTGTTGCCAAGACTCTGTCTGCAACCAGCACCCCCCAACAAGGGAAAGTCACCCCGCTGAAGAAGCTCAGCTTGTCCATCCAG CGCTCCATAGGTTGCCGCAATGAAAACCGTCTGTTCAGCTTCTCTCCACGGACACGAAGCCGAGATAGCGGCTCCGCTAAGAAAAGAAGCAGCAAATTATGGAGCGAGACATACGACAGCGCGGGAGAGGAGCTGTCTGCTCGAGAGGTCAAGAGGCAAGAG gtgatcTTCGAGCTGATGCAGGGCGAGCGAATGCTGGTGGAAGATCTGCACTTGGTGAAGAAG AATTACTATGAGCCAATGTTAAAACTGTCCATCATGACTCAGGATGAGCTAAACCAGATCTTTGGCATCCTGGATACGCTCCCGCCATTACACCAAG ATCTCTTCGATCGCCTGGTGAAGTTACGACATGAAGATGGTACTGTAGACCAGATGGGGCCCACCATGTTGGACTGG CTCCCTCAGCTTCACACCTACAAGACATATTGCTGCAACCAAGTGGCTGCCAAAGCTCTGCTGGACCACAAGAGACGCAATCCGGCTGTGCACAACTTCCTTCAGCTGTGCCAAGAATCAGCTTTCAGTCGCAAACTAGATGTGTGGAGCTTCCTTGACTTGCCTCGGAGCCGTCTAGTGAAGTATCCACTACTGCTAAAGGAAGTGCTGAAGCACACGGTGGCGGAGCACCCGGACCATGCCACCCTGAGCCAGGCC TTGTCCGTCATCCAGGCCATTATAAGTGTGATAAACGGCAAAGCCGGAGAGGCCGAGTGTGAATATTACAGGAAGAGACTATGTTATCTGTATGAAAACCAGGGGGAAGAAGAAGTGACTCGCTCCAGGCTCTTACTTTGTCATGGGGAGCTAAAGAACAACAAGGGCCAA AGGCTCCATGTCTTCCTGTTTGAGACTATCCTTGTCCTCACCCGCCTGGTGACGCACAATGATCAGCCAGAGTTCCAGGTTTACCGCCAGCCCATTCCACTGCCAGAACTGGTCCTAGAGGAACTTTCCGATGGAGAAGTGCGGGTGGGCGGCTCCATACGAGGAGCGTTCACTGCGGCCAATGAGCGAG ccaaGAACTACTTCCGTGTGAGTTTCCGAGATCGCTCCAGAGGACAATCGCACACCTTACAAGCCAACGACTCCTTTAACAAGCAGCAGTGGGTGACCTGCATCCGAAATGCTGTGGTGGCAAGCAGAGAGCAGGGTGCCAGCCCTGCCACATCCCAGGACACCCCTTGTACTCTGATTAACCTCTCAGACCTAAGCCTGAACTGCCACGAAGACAAAATGGAGGATGGATGA
- the VMA22 gene encoding coiled-coil domain-containing protein 115 isoform X1: protein MRCPTRIRSCRDSLRSSVQFPACVASPLRSPEFTFFLTVLSSDSPHLDMTASVNETSAEMNQRLDDLLLHLMEDLEALKEKRQSLNTLIEKGWLCLSQSRYSMGNKSVSSLQYKPEMTPSVCVQESSVEDGVTTFSVEHVHPSKREKEEKLLEVENIGAAEQVLRHRGHKATTEAPKPTTTEESEKPKSSPADDPLRWFGVLVPQSLRQAQSNFRQGILLAAEVASLQSSIEETRKKYRALLAQKKREKVQSG from the exons atgcgttgtccgacgaggattcgtagctgccgcgattcactaagatcgagcgttcaatttcctgcatgtgtcgcttccccgctcaggtccccggagttcaccttcttcctcacGGT GCTTTCCTCAGACTCCCCACATCTAGACATGACGGCGTCTGTGAATGAGACTTCTGCGGAGATGAATCAGCGTCTGGATGATCTGCTGCTGCATCTTATGGAAGACCTGGAGGCTCTGAAGGAGAAGAGGCAAAGTCTGAACACGCTCATAGAGAAG GGATGGCTCTGCCTCTCACAGTCGCGATACTCCATGGGGAATAAGTCAGTGTCTTCCTTGCAGTATAAACCTGAGATGACGCCCTCAGTCTGTGTCCAGGAGAG CTCCGTAGAAGATGGGGTGACAACATTTAGTGTGGAACATGTTCACCCGAGCAAGCGAGAGAAGGAAGAAAAGCTTCTGGAAGTGGAGAACATTGGAGCTGCAGAACAAG TTCTCAGGCACCGTGGTCACAAAGCCACCACTGAAGCACCTAAACCCACTACAACAGAGGAAAGTGAAAAACCAAAATCCTCACCAGCTGATGACCCCCTGCGCTGGTTTGGTGTTTTGGTCCCTCAGAGTTTACGGCAAGCGCAGAGTAACTTCCGGCAAG GAATCCTCCTGGCAGCTGAAGTGGCCTCCCTGCAGAGCAGCATCGAGGAGACACGCAAGAAATATCGGGCATTGCTAGCCCAGAAGAAACGGGAGAAAGTTCAGTCTGGCTGA
- the VMA22 gene encoding coiled-coil domain-containing protein 115 isoform X2, whose amino-acid sequence MTASVNETSAEMNQRLDDLLLHLMEDLEALKEKRQSLNTLIEKGWLCLSQSRYSMGNKSVSSLQYKPEMTPSVCVQESSVEDGVTTFSVEHVHPSKREKEEKLLEVENIGAAEQVLRHRGHKATTEAPKPTTTEESEKPKSSPADDPLRWFGVLVPQSLRQAQSNFRQGILLAAEVASLQSSIEETRKKYRALLAQKKREKVQSG is encoded by the exons ATGACGGCGTCTGTGAATGAGACTTCTGCGGAGATGAATCAGCGTCTGGATGATCTGCTGCTGCATCTTATGGAAGACCTGGAGGCTCTGAAGGAGAAGAGGCAAAGTCTGAACACGCTCATAGAGAAG GGATGGCTCTGCCTCTCACAGTCGCGATACTCCATGGGGAATAAGTCAGTGTCTTCCTTGCAGTATAAACCTGAGATGACGCCCTCAGTCTGTGTCCAGGAGAG CTCCGTAGAAGATGGGGTGACAACATTTAGTGTGGAACATGTTCACCCGAGCAAGCGAGAGAAGGAAGAAAAGCTTCTGGAAGTGGAGAACATTGGAGCTGCAGAACAAG TTCTCAGGCACCGTGGTCACAAAGCCACCACTGAAGCACCTAAACCCACTACAACAGAGGAAAGTGAAAAACCAAAATCCTCACCAGCTGATGACCCCCTGCGCTGGTTTGGTGTTTTGGTCCCTCAGAGTTTACGGCAAGCGCAGAGTAACTTCCGGCAAG GAATCCTCCTGGCAGCTGAAGTGGCCTCCCTGCAGAGCAGCATCGAGGAGACACGCAAGAAATATCGGGCATTGCTAGCCCAGAAGAAACGGGAGAAAGTTCAGTCTGGCTGA